In a single window of the Leisingera daeponensis DSM 23529 genome:
- a CDS encoding peroxiredoxin has translation MKAGVKLPDVTFRTRVRDESIEGPNPFRWEDKTTADYFAGKRVVLFSLPGAFTPTCSTYQLPGFEKGFADFQAEGIDAIYCMSVNDSFVMNAWARDQKLENVQVIPDGSGEFTRKMGMLVAKDNLGFGNRSWRYAAIINDGVVEAWFEEPGLSDNHGEDPYGVSSPETVLKHLKEAKAEVAA, from the coding sequence ATGAAAGCTGGCGTTAAGCTGCCCGACGTGACCTTCCGCACCCGTGTCCGCGACGAGTCGATCGAGGGCCCGAACCCGTTCCGCTGGGAAGACAAGACCACCGCTGACTACTTTGCAGGCAAGCGCGTCGTGCTGTTCTCGCTGCCCGGCGCCTTCACCCCGACCTGCTCCACCTACCAGCTGCCGGGCTTTGAAAAAGGCTTTGCCGACTTCCAGGCCGAAGGCATCGACGCGATCTACTGCATGTCGGTGAACGACAGCTTTGTGATGAACGCCTGGGCGCGCGACCAGAAGCTGGAAAACGTGCAGGTGATCCCGGACGGCTCCGGCGAGTTCACCCGCAAGATGGGCATGCTGGTCGCCAAGGACAACCTGGGCTTCGGCAACCGCTCCTGGCGTTATGCCGCCATCATCAACGATGGCGTGGTCGAGGCATGGTTCGAAGAGCCGGGCCTGTCCGACAACCACGGCGAAGACCCCTATGGCGTCTCCTCCCCGGAGACCGTGCTGAAGCACCTGAAAGAAGCCAAGGCAGAAGTCGCAGCCTAA
- the lipA gene encoding lipoyl synthase: MRDLKIPEQRHPEKAHRPDNAQPKKPSWIRVKAPGGKGYAETHKIMRDNQLTTVCEEAGCPNVGECWSQGHATMMIMGEICTRGCTFCNIATGRPDALDAFEPGRVAHAVQKLGLNHVVITSVDRDDLEDGGAEHFAQTIRAVRHRSPSTTIEILTPDFIKCDDSALEIVVAAKPDVFNHNLETVPGLYPEVRPGARYFHSLRLLQRVKELDPSIFTKSGIMVGLGEDAQAVKQVMDDMRAAGIDFLTIGQYLQPTPKHHAVDRFVTPEEFKTYEKAAYGKGFLMVSATPLTRSSYHAGDDFARLREARNKKLGLA, translated from the coding sequence GTGAGAGACCTTAAAATCCCGGAGCAGCGCCACCCCGAGAAGGCGCATCGTCCCGACAACGCTCAGCCCAAGAAGCCAAGCTGGATCCGGGTCAAGGCGCCGGGCGGCAAGGGCTATGCCGAAACGCATAAGATCATGCGCGACAACCAGCTGACCACCGTGTGCGAGGAGGCAGGCTGTCCCAACGTCGGCGAATGCTGGAGCCAGGGCCACGCGACCATGATGATCATGGGCGAGATCTGCACCCGCGGCTGCACCTTCTGCAACATCGCCACCGGCCGCCCCGACGCGCTGGATGCGTTTGAACCGGGCCGGGTTGCCCATGCGGTGCAGAAGCTGGGCCTGAACCACGTGGTGATCACCTCGGTGGACCGCGACGACCTGGAGGACGGCGGCGCCGAGCATTTCGCCCAGACCATCCGCGCCGTGCGCCACCGCAGCCCCAGCACCACGATTGAGATCCTGACGCCGGACTTCATCAAATGCGATGACAGCGCGCTGGAGATAGTGGTGGCGGCCAAGCCCGACGTCTTCAACCACAACCTGGAAACCGTGCCGGGCCTTTATCCTGAGGTCCGCCCGGGCGCGCGCTACTTCCATTCCCTGCGCCTGCTGCAGCGGGTCAAGGAGCTGGATCCCTCGATCTTCACCAAATCCGGCATCATGGTCGGCCTAGGCGAGGACGCGCAGGCGGTGAAGCAGGTGATGGATGATATGCGCGCTGCCGGTATCGACTTCCTGACCATCGGCCAGTACCTGCAGCCGACGCCCAAGCACCATGCGGTTGACCGGTTCGTGACGCCGGAGGAATTCAAGACCTACGAGAAAGCCGCCTATGGCAAGGGCTTCCTGATGGTTTCGGCCACTCCGCTGACCCGCTCTTCCTATCATGCAGGCGACGACTTTGCCCGCCTGCGCGAGGCGCGCAACAAGAAGCTGGGCCTGGCATGA
- a CDS encoding amidohydrolase, translating to MTPERLARLTRLRHALHQIPEVSGAEEKTAAMVADYLRQNQPDQLLAGLGGHGVAAVYEGREDGPTVLIRCELDGLPIEELSDQPYRSTHPGRGHLCGHDGHMTMVAALAEDLSARRPAAGRAVLLFQPAEETGKGAAAVIADPAFRQIAPDYAFSLHNLPGLPVGQVALCSGPANCASRGMRIKLNGKTSHAAAPQDGVSPAGAIARLLPGLVALGSGGSLGPEFALVTLTHARLGEATFGIAPGEAEVWATLRTVTDTRMDQLITAATVLAEQVCTAEGLGLAIEFDDVFDACANHPEAVEVLRTAAAAAGCPVQMQELPQRWSEDFGQFAKGAKVAMFWLGSGEAQPQLHNPDYDFPDAAIPAGAGIFLHAIRDLLG from the coding sequence ATGACGCCGGAGCGTCTGGCGCGGCTGACCCGGCTGCGCCACGCTCTGCACCAGATCCCCGAAGTGTCCGGCGCTGAGGAAAAGACCGCCGCGATGGTGGCGGACTATCTGCGCCAGAATCAGCCTGATCAGCTGCTGGCCGGCCTTGGCGGCCACGGCGTTGCCGCGGTTTACGAGGGCAGGGAGGATGGCCCCACGGTCCTCATCCGATGTGAACTCGACGGGCTGCCGATTGAGGAGCTTTCGGATCAGCCCTACCGCTCCACCCACCCGGGCCGCGGCCATCTGTGCGGCCATGACGGCCATATGACGATGGTGGCGGCGCTGGCAGAAGACCTGTCCGCCCGCCGTCCCGCGGCAGGCCGGGCGGTGCTGCTGTTCCAGCCCGCGGAAGAAACCGGCAAGGGCGCTGCGGCGGTGATCGCCGACCCCGCCTTCCGGCAGATTGCGCCGGATTATGCGTTCTCATTGCACAATCTGCCGGGACTGCCGGTGGGGCAGGTGGCCTTGTGTTCCGGCCCCGCCAACTGCGCCTCCCGCGGCATGCGGATCAAGCTGAACGGCAAGACCTCTCACGCAGCCGCGCCGCAGGACGGGGTGTCGCCCGCCGGGGCTATCGCCCGATTGCTGCCGGGGCTTGTTGCCCTGGGCAGCGGCGGCAGTCTGGGGCCGGAGTTTGCGCTGGTCACGCTGACCCACGCCCGGCTGGGCGAAGCCACGTTCGGCATCGCACCGGGGGAGGCGGAGGTCTGGGCCACCCTGCGCACCGTCACGGACACCCGCATGGACCAGCTGATCACTGCTGCCACGGTTCTGGCAGAGCAGGTTTGCACGGCGGAGGGCCTGGGGCTGGCGATAGAATTCGACGACGTGTTCGACGCCTGCGCCAACCACCCGGAAGCGGTTGAGGTGCTGCGCACAGCCGCCGCCGCGGCCGGCTGTCCGGTGCAGATGCAGGAGCTGCCCCAGCGCTGGTCCGAGGATTTCGGGCAGTTCGCCAAGGGCGCCAAAGTGGCGATGTTCTGGCTGGGCTCAGGGGAGGCGCAGCCGCAGCTGCACAATCCCGATTACGATTTCCCGGACGCGGCAATTCCGGCCGGGGCCGGGATCTTTCTGCACGCGATCCGGGATTTGCTTGGCTGA
- the hpt gene encoding hypoxanthine phosphoribosyltransferase, which translates to MSQRPYVIDVMISAKAIAARIEELCEEIQKEFGDTDKLVVVGLLRGSFVFIADLVRELDLPIEVDFLEASSYGDAMESSREVRILKDLRGAIEGRDVLVVEDIVDTGHTLNHVIHLLQSRNPARLKSIALLDKPSRREVDFRSDWVGFEIPDEFVVGYGIDYAQRNRNLPHIGKVRFTGEG; encoded by the coding sequence ATGTCACAGCGTCCATATGTCATTGATGTGATGATCTCCGCCAAGGCAATTGCCGCGCGGATCGAGGAGCTTTGCGAGGAGATTCAGAAGGAATTCGGCGATACCGACAAGCTGGTCGTCGTCGGCCTTTTGCGCGGCAGTTTCGTGTTCATCGCCGATCTGGTGCGGGAACTGGACCTGCCGATCGAGGTCGATTTCCTGGAAGCGTCCTCGTATGGCGATGCGATGGAAAGCAGCCGGGAAGTACGCATTCTCAAGGACTTGCGCGGCGCCATTGAAGGGCGCGACGTGCTGGTGGTTGAGGATATCGTCGACACCGGCCACACGCTGAACCACGTCATCCACTTGCTGCAAAGCCGCAACCCGGCGCGGCTGAAGTCCATCGCGCTCCTCGACAAACCGTCGCGCCGCGAGGTGGATTTCCGCTCTGACTGGGTGGGTTTCGAGATCCCGGACGAGTTCGTCGTCGGCTATGGCATCGACTATGCGCAGCGCAACCGGAACCTGCCGCACATCGGCAAGGTGCGCTTCACCGGCGAGGGCTGA
- a CDS encoding type II toxin-antitoxin system RatA family toxin, protein MPTHSETRQMPYSAQQMYDLVADVAQYPKFLPWCAAARIRSRAPLGEAEVMEADLVISFKVFRERFGSRVTLYPGEKKIDTEYLDGPFRYMKSNWSFAPREDGTCDVSFFVDFEFRNAVLQGIIGVVFNEAMQRIVRAFERRAAELYR, encoded by the coding sequence ATGCCCACACACTCGGAAACCCGCCAGATGCCCTATTCGGCGCAGCAGATGTACGATCTCGTGGCTGATGTCGCGCAATACCCCAAATTCCTGCCCTGGTGCGCTGCCGCCCGCATCCGAAGCCGCGCGCCGCTGGGCGAGGCGGAGGTGATGGAAGCGGATCTGGTAATTTCCTTCAAGGTCTTCCGCGAACGCTTTGGCAGCCGGGTGACCTTATATCCCGGCGAGAAAAAGATTGACACGGAGTATCTGGACGGCCCGTTCCGCTACATGAAATCGAACTGGTCCTTTGCCCCGCGCGAGGACGGCACCTGCGACGTGTCCTTCTTTGTCGATTTCGAGTTCAGGAACGCGGTGCTGCAGGGCATCATCGGGGTGGTCTTCAACGAGGCGATGCAGCGTATCGTGCGCGCGTTTGAGCGCCGCGCGGCGGAACTGTACCGCTGA
- a CDS encoding ammonium transporter, giving the protein MNGADTAWIIVATALVLFMTLPGLALFYGGLVRARNVLSVFMHCYAIACLMSVLWLAFGYTIAFGSGTSGLWGGLDKMFLNGVTADSLSGTLPEVLFFAFQMTFAIITPALIVGAYVERVGFGFVLVFSGLWMLLCYAPVVHWIWGGGFLADGGIFGETGVRDFAGGIVVHETAGLAALIIAFFLGPRKNRTIPPHNPGYVMIGAAMLWVGWFGFNGGSQLAADGGAAMALTVTHISAATASLSWALWEKIKYGKASLVGLVTGTIAGLASITPASGFVGPVEALIIGAVAGVLCQEMVNLIRNKMQIDDTLDVFAVHGVGGIFGTIMIAVFGAGAWAAQLGALVIVGVFTVVVTIVLVKVSAAITSLRVDLESETNGLDLSVHGERAYDMNS; this is encoded by the coding sequence ATGAACGGAGCGGATACCGCATGGATCATTGTGGCCACGGCCCTGGTCCTCTTCATGACACTGCCGGGGCTGGCCCTGTTTTACGGCGGCCTTGTGCGTGCCCGCAATGTGCTCAGCGTCTTCATGCATTGCTACGCCATTGCCTGTTTGATGAGCGTTCTGTGGCTGGCCTTCGGCTACACCATTGCCTTCGGAAGCGGCACGTCCGGCCTGTGGGGCGGGCTGGACAAGATGTTCCTGAACGGGGTCACCGCAGACAGCCTGTCCGGCACCCTGCCCGAGGTTCTGTTCTTTGCCTTCCAGATGACCTTTGCCATCATCACGCCCGCGCTGATCGTCGGCGCCTATGTGGAGCGTGTGGGCTTCGGTTTTGTGCTCGTGTTCTCCGGCCTTTGGATGCTTCTGTGCTACGCGCCGGTGGTGCATTGGATCTGGGGCGGCGGCTTTCTGGCCGACGGCGGCATCTTCGGCGAGACCGGCGTCAGGGACTTTGCCGGCGGCATCGTGGTGCATGAGACCGCAGGTCTGGCCGCGCTGATCATCGCCTTCTTTCTCGGCCCGCGCAAAAACCGCACCATCCCGCCGCACAACCCCGGCTATGTGATGATCGGGGCCGCAATGCTGTGGGTCGGCTGGTTCGGCTTCAATGGCGGCTCGCAGCTGGCCGCCGACGGCGGTGCGGCGATGGCGCTGACCGTGACCCATATCTCTGCCGCCACGGCCTCGCTTTCCTGGGCGCTGTGGGAAAAGATCAAATACGGCAAGGCCTCCCTCGTGGGTCTGGTCACCGGCACCATTGCGGGCCTTGCCTCGATCACCCCGGCCTCCGGCTTTGTCGGCCCGGTTGAGGCGCTGATCATCGGCGCGGTTGCGGGCGTGCTGTGCCAGGAGATGGTCAACCTGATCCGCAACAAAATGCAGATCGACGACACGCTGGATGTCTTTGCCGTGCATGGCGTCGGCGGCATCTTCGGCACCATCATGATCGCCGTCTTCGGCGCTGGCGCCTGGGCCGCGCAGCTGGGTGCCCTTGTCATTGTCGGCGTCTTCACCGTGGTGGTGACGATCGTGCTGGTGAAAGTCTCCGCCGCGATCACATCCCTGCGCGTGGATCTTGAAAGCGAGACCAACGGCCTCGATCTTTCAGTGCACGGTGAGCGCGCATACGACATGAACAGCTGA
- a CDS encoding CinA family protein, with amino-acid sequence MDTADLIRRATAAGITIATAESCTGGMIAAALTDIPGSSAVVDRGFVTYSNAAKRQMLGVRAETLDAVGAVSEEVAAEMAEGAVRNAGVTLAVSVTGIAGPGGSEFKPEGRVCFGLARGGQQTFTETVEYGAIGRDKVRTATRDHALELLAQAISQIERETGS; translated from the coding sequence ATGGACACCGCCGACCTCATCCGCCGGGCAACTGCCGCAGGCATCACCATCGCCACCGCCGAAAGCTGCACTGGCGGCATGATTGCCGCCGCGCTGACGGATATCCCCGGCTCATCCGCCGTGGTCGACCGGGGCTTCGTCACCTACTCCAACGCCGCCAAGAGGCAGATGCTGGGTGTCAGGGCGGAGACGCTGGATGCGGTGGGCGCGGTCAGCGAGGAAGTCGCCGCGGAAATGGCGGAGGGTGCGGTCCGGAACGCGGGCGTGACGCTGGCGGTTTCCGTCACCGGCATCGCTGGCCCCGGCGGGTCGGAGTTCAAGCCCGAGGGCCGCGTCTGCTTTGGCCTCGCTCGCGGCGGCCAGCAGACGTTCACCGAAACCGTGGAATACGGCGCCATCGGCCGGGACAAGGTTCGCACCGCCACCCGCGACCATGCGCTGGAACTGCTGGCACAGGCCATTTCCCAAATCGAACGCGAAACGGGCAGCTGA
- a CDS encoding phosphatidylglycerophosphatase A family protein, which produces MKRSNLAFLIGTVGGIGYLRPAPGTWGSLAALPMAYALHQLGGFLLLALATVICMIVGVWAAEAMTRNRENMDPSEFVLDEVAGQFTALWAVSYPAWAHDIEITALWPGWIAAFVLFRLFDIWKPGPVGWADRQKGATGVMMDDVIAGIMAAIGVVALAFLSHGVLGL; this is translated from the coding sequence ATGAAGAGATCGAATCTGGCCTTCCTGATCGGCACCGTGGGCGGCATCGGCTACCTGCGTCCTGCGCCCGGCACCTGGGGATCGCTTGCGGCGCTCCCCATGGCCTATGCGCTGCATCAGCTGGGCGGGTTTCTGCTTCTGGCGCTGGCAACCGTGATCTGCATGATCGTGGGCGTCTGGGCGGCGGAAGCGATGACCCGCAACCGCGAGAACATGGACCCCTCCGAATTTGTCCTGGACGAGGTCGCAGGCCAGTTCACCGCGCTCTGGGCCGTGTCCTACCCGGCCTGGGCGCATGACATCGAGATCACCGCCCTGTGGCCGGGCTGGATTGCCGCCTTTGTGCTGTTCCGCCTGTTTGACATCTGGAAGCCCGGCCCGGTCGGCTGGGCCGACCGTCAGAAGGGGGCGACCGGTGTGATGATGGATGACGTGATTGCCGGCATCATGGCCGCCATCGGCGTTGTTGCGCTGGCCTTCCTGTCCCACGGTGTTCTAGGACTGTAA
- a CDS encoding bifunctional 2-C-methyl-D-erythritol 4-phosphate cytidylyltransferase/2-C-methyl-D-erythritol 2,4-cyclodiphosphate synthase: MTTAALIVAAGRGTRAGGGTPKQWRPLKGRRVIDWTLDAFAKAGVDLTVLVLSADDHQAWEEFSGQPALILAEGGAERAASVLNGLKALENRGIDKVLIHDAARPCTGTALIRGIIGALDDVPAAAPALAVTDALWTGAGGSVTGTQDRGGLFAAQTPQGFRYQEILAAHLAHPGGAADDVEVARAAGLDVRIIPGEPDNIKITRPEDFARADRILGADMDIRLGNGYDVHRFGPGDSVILCGVEIPHEKTLQGHSDADVGMHAVTDAIYGALAQGDIGQHFPPSDPQWKGAASEIFLRHAANLAREMGFTLSNVDCTLVCEYPKVGPHAARMRAVMAEILGIEASRVSVKATTSERLGFTGRGEGIAAIATAALVKP; encoded by the coding sequence ATGACCACAGCCGCCCTGATCGTCGCCGCCGGACGCGGCACCCGCGCAGGCGGCGGCACCCCCAAGCAATGGCGCCCGCTGAAGGGCCGCCGGGTGATCGACTGGACGCTGGACGCCTTCGCGAAGGCGGGCGTGGACCTGACCGTACTCGTGCTTTCGGCAGACGATCATCAGGCGTGGGAGGAGTTCTCCGGCCAGCCCGCACTGATCCTGGCCGAGGGCGGAGCCGAGCGCGCAGCCTCGGTCCTGAACGGGCTGAAAGCGCTGGAAAACAGGGGCATAGACAAGGTTCTGATCCATGACGCCGCCCGCCCCTGTACCGGCACGGCTCTGATCCGCGGTATCATCGGCGCTCTGGACGATGTGCCTGCAGCGGCCCCGGCGCTGGCCGTGACCGATGCGCTGTGGACCGGCGCCGGGGGCAGCGTGACCGGCACCCAGGACCGCGGCGGCCTGTTTGCCGCCCAAACGCCGCAAGGCTTCCGCTATCAGGAGATCCTTGCCGCGCACCTGGCCCACCCGGGCGGGGCGGCGGATGACGTGGAGGTCGCCCGCGCCGCAGGCCTTGACGTCCGCATCATTCCGGGCGAGCCCGACAATATTAAAATCACCCGCCCCGAGGATTTCGCCCGGGCGGACCGCATTCTGGGAGCAGACATGGATATCAGGCTTGGCAATGGCTACGACGTGCACCGGTTCGGCCCCGGCGACAGCGTGATCCTTTGCGGTGTCGAAATCCCGCACGAGAAAACTCTGCAGGGCCACTCCGACGCCGACGTCGGCATGCACGCCGTCACCGACGCCATCTATGGCGCGCTGGCACAAGGCGACATCGGCCAGCACTTCCCGCCTTCGGACCCGCAGTGGAAAGGCGCCGCCAGCGAGATTTTCCTGCGCCATGCCGCCAATCTGGCCCGCGAGATGGGATTCACCCTGTCGAACGTCGACTGCACCCTGGTCTGCGAATACCCCAAGGTCGGCCCGCACGCGGCCAGGATGCGCGCCGTGATGGCAGAGATCCTTGGCATCGAGGCCAGCAGGGTGTCGGTCAAGGCCACCACCTCCGAACGCCTCGGCTTCACGGGCCGCGGCGAGGGCATCGCCGCCATCGCCACCGCAGCGCTGGTGAAACCATGA
- the dusB gene encoding tRNA dihydrouridine synthase DusB, which translates to MSFTLGTTSMSPPIALAPMAGITDRPFRDLVRSFGVGLMVSEMVASQEMVQAKPGVRERAELSADVENTAVQLAGREEYWIAEAAKQVAGQGARIIDINMGCPAKKVTNGYSGSALLKTPDHALRLIEAVVGAVDVPVTLKTRLGWDDNCLNAPDVARRAAEAGVQMVTIHGRTRCQFYKGSADWAAIRSVKDAVNVPVLANGDIVDTASARQALERSGADGVMIGRGAEGKPWLLAEVAHHLWGTPAPDVPEGGALIEMVSEHYKAMLTFYGTDLGVRVARKHLGWYMDEAGTGPAMRRAVLTEKDPAEVLALLPEALSARDAEAAA; encoded by the coding sequence TTGTCCTTCACGCTTGGAACCACCTCCATGTCTCCGCCGATTGCATTGGCGCCGATGGCCGGAATCACCGACCGTCCGTTCCGGGATCTGGTCCGCTCCTTCGGGGTGGGGCTGATGGTGAGCGAGATGGTGGCCAGCCAGGAAATGGTGCAGGCCAAGCCCGGCGTGCGGGAACGCGCCGAGCTGAGCGCCGATGTGGAGAACACCGCGGTTCAGCTTGCAGGGCGCGAGGAATACTGGATTGCCGAGGCCGCCAAGCAGGTCGCGGGGCAGGGCGCACGGATCATCGACATCAACATGGGCTGCCCGGCCAAAAAAGTGACCAACGGCTATTCCGGCTCAGCCCTGCTGAAGACGCCGGACCACGCGCTGCGGCTGATCGAGGCGGTGGTCGGCGCGGTGGATGTGCCGGTGACGCTGAAGACCCGGCTGGGCTGGGACGATAACTGCCTGAACGCCCCGGATGTGGCGCGCCGCGCGGCGGAGGCCGGGGTGCAGATGGTGACGATCCACGGCCGCACCCGCTGCCAGTTCTACAAGGGGTCGGCGGATTGGGCGGCGATCCGGTCCGTGAAGGACGCGGTGAACGTGCCGGTGCTGGCCAATGGCGATATCGTGGACACGGCCTCTGCCAGGCAGGCGCTGGAGCGGTCGGGCGCAGACGGCGTGATGATCGGGCGCGGCGCCGAAGGCAAGCCGTGGCTGCTGGCCGAGGTGGCGCATCATCTGTGGGGCACCCCGGCGCCGGACGTGCCGGAGGGCGGCGCGCTGATCGAAATGGTTTCAGAGCATTACAAGGCAATGCTTACCTTCTACGGAACGGACCTGGGCGTGCGCGTCGCGCGCAAGCATCTGGGCTGGTACATGGATGAGGCCGGAACCGGCCCGGCAATGCGCCGCGCGGTTCTGACGGAGAAAGACCCGGCAGAAGTCCTGGCCTTGCTGCCCGAGGCGCTGAGCGCGCGGGATGCGGAGGCCGCCGCATGA
- a CDS encoding two-component system sensor histidine kinase NtrB: MMDSAALWASLPVPAFLIDAWDKIADVNAAGEGFLNTSRKALLGQPVWDTLAIDAPIEEAFARARVQGTPLFVNDIDVGSGSRAPLQCGVQIASLQGQEGVMLLMVTPRELAGRMTQTHSAKSAAASAIGMAEMLAHEIKNPLAGITGAAQLLSMGLGPEDLELTDLIVSESRRIVKLLEQVEQFGNLTEPEFKPVNLHDVLDRARRSALLGFGAHMTITEGYDPSLPMAWGDADQLLQVVLNLLKNASEAADPKGGHIHIRTFYEHSFRLRRSDGTGKLLPLQIEIIDDGPGLPENIKDDIFDPFVSGRENGTGLGLALVSKIVSEHNGWISVSSVPGRTVFRLSLSRVPRDAKPQES; this comes from the coding sequence ATGATGGACAGCGCCGCCCTCTGGGCCTCTCTTCCGGTGCCTGCGTTCCTGATCGACGCCTGGGACAAGATCGCGGATGTGAACGCGGCCGGAGAAGGGTTCTTGAACACCTCCCGCAAGGCGCTGCTGGGCCAGCCGGTCTGGGACACGCTGGCGATTGACGCGCCGATCGAGGAGGCTTTTGCCCGTGCCCGGGTGCAGGGCACGCCGCTGTTCGTGAATGACATCGACGTGGGTTCCGGCAGCCGGGCGCCTTTGCAATGCGGGGTGCAGATCGCCTCGCTGCAGGGGCAGGAGGGGGTGATGCTGCTGATGGTCACCCCGCGCGAGCTGGCCGGGCGGATGACCCAGACCCATTCCGCCAAATCCGCCGCCGCATCGGCCATCGGCATGGCAGAGATGCTGGCGCATGAGATCAAGAACCCGCTGGCAGGGATCACCGGGGCGGCGCAGCTCCTCAGCATGGGGCTGGGACCGGAGGATCTGGAGCTGACCGACCTGATCGTCAGCGAAAGCCGCCGTATCGTGAAGCTGCTGGAGCAGGTGGAGCAGTTTGGCAACCTGACGGAACCGGAGTTCAAGCCGGTGAACCTGCATGACGTGCTGGACCGGGCGCGCCGCTCGGCGCTGCTGGGGTTTGGCGCCCATATGACCATCACCGAAGGCTATGACCCGTCGCTGCCGATGGCCTGGGGCGATGCGGACCAGCTTTTGCAGGTGGTGCTGAACCTGCTGAAGAACGCCTCGGAAGCGGCTGATCCCAAAGGCGGACATATCCACATCCGCACCTTTTACGAACATTCCTTCAGGCTGCGCCGCAGTGACGGAACCGGCAAACTGCTGCCCCTTCAGATCGAGATCATCGACGACGGGCCGGGGCTGCCGGAGAATATCAAGGACGACATTTTCGACCCGTTTGTATCGGGCCGGGAGAATGGCACCGGGCTGGGCCTTGCTTTGGTGAGCAAGATCGTCTCGGAGCATAATGGCTGGATCTCGGTAAGCTCGGTTCCCGGGCGTACGGTGTTCCGGCTGTCGCTGTCGCGCGTGCCGCGTGACGCAAAACCGCAGGAGAGCTGA
- a CDS encoding response regulator — MDGTVLVADDDRTIRTVLTQALTRAGCKVHATSSLTTLMRWVGEGKGDVVISDVMMPDGNGLEMLPKIQADRPGLPVIVISAQNTIMTAIKAEEAEAYDYLPKPFDLPELMKRTAKALSAKRVAPAAAKGEVRERPEELPLIGRSEVMQTLYRLIARVMNTDLPLLITGESGTGKSLIAQAIHDFSDRRTLPFVHADAASLIELEGPARLLAQAKGGTLVIDELADLPEEAQARLVRMMDSPGDHAPRFIASSQKDLAAAMEAGALRQDLYYRICGTALHVPALRERVEDIPLLSEHFLIRSENEGAPHRMLSEGAREVLRHFGWPGNVRQLENAVRRLALTARGEEITQADAAAVLGPQTGPEPAVAGLSSEKLSESVGRHLQRYFDLHGDMLPPPGLYMRLLREVETPLIEIALTATGGNQAKCAELLGINRNTLRKKITDLDIEVTRRRKLM, encoded by the coding sequence ATGGACGGCACCGTTCTGGTCGCTGACGACGACCGCACCATCCGCACCGTTCTGACCCAGGCGCTGACCCGTGCAGGCTGCAAGGTGCATGCGACCTCCTCGCTGACCACGCTGATGCGCTGGGTGGGCGAGGGCAAGGGCGACGTTGTGATTTCGGATGTGATGATGCCGGACGGGAACGGGCTGGAGATGCTGCCCAAGATCCAGGCGGACCGGCCCGGGCTGCCGGTGATCGTGATCTCGGCGCAGAACACCATCATGACGGCGATCAAGGCCGAAGAGGCGGAGGCCTATGACTACCTCCCCAAACCCTTTGACCTGCCGGAGCTGATGAAGCGCACCGCCAAGGCGCTGTCGGCCAAGCGGGTGGCGCCGGCGGCCGCCAAGGGCGAAGTGCGGGAACGCCCGGAGGAGCTGCCGCTGATTGGCCGCAGCGAGGTGATGCAGACGCTGTACCGGCTGATTGCACGGGTGATGAACACCGATCTTCCGCTGCTGATCACGGGTGAAAGCGGGACGGGCAAGTCTCTGATTGCGCAGGCTATTCACGATTTCTCAGATCGCCGGACCCTGCCGTTTGTGCATGCCGACGCCGCCAGCCTGATTGAGCTGGAAGGCCCCGCGCGGCTGCTGGCGCAAGCAAAGGGCGGCACGCTGGTGATTGATGAGCTGGCCGACCTGCCGGAAGAGGCGCAGGCGCGGCTGGTGCGGATGATGGACAGCCCCGGCGACCATGCGCCGCGCTTCATCGCCTCCAGTCAGAAGGACCTGGCGGCGGCGATGGAGGCAGGCGCGCTGCGTCAGGACCTGTATTACCGGATCTGCGGCACCGCGCTGCATGTGCCGGCCCTGCGCGAGCGGGTGGAGGATATCCCGCTGCTGTCGGAGCATTTCCTGATCCGGTCCGAGAACGAGGGTGCGCCGCACCGGATGCTGAGCGAGGGCGCGCGCGAGGTGCTGCGGCATTTCGGCTGGCCGGGCAACGTGCGGCAGCTGGAGAACGCGGTGCGCCGCCTGGCGCTGACCGCCCGCGGCGAGGAGATCACCCAGGCCGATGCCGCCGCCGTGCTGGGACCGCAGACAGGTCCGGAGCCTGCGGTGGCCGGCCTGTCCAGCGAGAAACTGTCCGAATCCGTCGGCCGCCACCTGCAGCGGTACTTCGATCTGCACGGCGACATGCTGCCGCCGCCGGGCCTGTACATGCGGCTGCTGCGCGAGGTGGAGACGCCATTGATCGAAATTGCGCTGACAGCGACAGGCGGCAATCAGGCAAAATGCGCCGAGCTGCTGGGCATCAACCGCAATACCTTGCGTAAGAAGATCACCGATCTGGATATAGAGGTGACACGCCGCCGCAAACTGATGTAA